A single genomic interval of Longimicrobiaceae bacterium harbors:
- the carA gene encoding glutamine-hydrolyzing carbamoyl-phosphate synthase small subunit, with amino-acid sequence MADQAILMLEDGRTFSGEAYGARGTTFGEVVFNTSMTGYQEVVTDPSYAGQIVTMTYPLIGNYGANDTDQESAHPQVAGFVVYEPSPIYSNWRATESFDAYLRRHGVVGICDVDTRAITRHIRSAGAMRGAIAPAEVDRDALLQQILAQPRMEGLDLACAVSTDRRYVVPARGERRFRVLAYDFGVKSHSLQLLAERGCEVTVLPASTPADEVLASGADGLFVSNGPGDPEAVGQALESIRALAEADRPVFGICLGHQLIARAFGAQTFKLLYGHRGGNHPVRRLSDGAVEITAQNHGFAVRGDESGVHHAPDLRVTHLNLNDGTVEGLEHTSRPVFSVQYHPESAPGPHDSRYLFDRFIAEMDRRVRSQREA; translated from the coding sequence CGGCGAGGTGGTCTTCAATACCTCGATGACCGGGTACCAGGAAGTGGTCACCGACCCCTCCTACGCGGGGCAGATCGTCACCATGACCTATCCGCTGATCGGAAACTACGGCGCCAACGACACCGACCAGGAGTCGGCCCATCCCCAGGTCGCCGGCTTTGTGGTCTACGAACCCTCGCCGATCTACAGCAACTGGCGCGCGACGGAATCGTTCGATGCGTATCTCCGTCGTCACGGGGTGGTGGGGATCTGCGACGTCGACACGCGGGCGATCACCCGTCACATCCGCTCAGCGGGCGCCATGCGCGGGGCCATCGCTCCGGCGGAGGTCGATCGCGACGCGTTGCTCCAGCAGATCCTGGCCCAGCCCCGTATGGAGGGACTCGACCTCGCGTGCGCCGTCTCGACCGATCGTCGCTACGTCGTTCCCGCCCGCGGTGAGCGCCGCTTCCGCGTCCTCGCTTACGACTTCGGCGTCAAGTCGCACTCGCTGCAGCTGCTCGCGGAACGAGGGTGCGAGGTGACCGTGCTGCCGGCGAGCACTCCGGCCGACGAGGTGCTGGCCAGCGGGGCGGACGGTCTCTTCGTCTCCAACGGTCCGGGGGATCCCGAGGCGGTCGGTCAGGCGCTGGAATCAATCCGCGCGCTGGCGGAGGCCGATCGACCGGTGTTCGGCATCTGCCTGGGCCACCAGCTCATCGCGCGCGCGTTCGGGGCGCAGACGTTCAAGCTCCTCTACGGCCACCGCGGCGGCAATCATCCGGTCCGGCGGTTGTCCGACGGTGCGGTGGAGATCACCGCCCAGAACCACGGTTTTGCGGTGCGCGGCGACGAGTCGGGAGTGCATCACGCTCCGGACCTGCGGGTCACGCACCTGAACCTGAACGACGGCACGGTCGAGGGTCTGGAGCACACCAGCCGGCCGGTTTTCTCGGTGCAGTACCACCCCGAATCGGCTCCTGGGCCGCACGATTCGCGCTACCTCTTCGATCGCTTCATCGCCGAGATGGATCGGCGCGTTCGGAGTCAACGGGAAGCTTGA
- a CDS encoding HU family DNA-binding protein produces MTKADLVQLASEAIGPGITKKDCAVVVDAFLNAIKDAMAEHKNIEIRGFGTFKVRERKSRLARNPRTGDPVEVPPRAVPVFKPSKELRAMVEERPLEV; encoded by the coding sequence ATGACCAAGGCGGATCTCGTACAGCTTGCATCCGAAGCCATCGGGCCGGGCATCACCAAGAAGGACTGTGCCGTGGTGGTCGATGCGTTCCTCAACGCCATCAAGGACGCCATGGCCGAGCACAAGAACATTGAGATTCGCGGCTTCGGCACCTTCAAGGTGCGCGAGCGGAAGAGCCGTCTCGCCCGCAACCCGCGCACCGGTGACCCCGTGGAGGTGCCCCCGCGCGCGGTGCCGGTTTTCAAGCCCTCGAAGGAGTTGAGGGCGATGGTGGAGGAGCGTCCGCTGGAGGTCTGA